The Aureimonas populi genome includes the window GATAGCCCATGGCACGGTAGGCCTCCACGCCGAGCGCCCCGTGCCGCTTGGAAAGCTTGGCGCCGTCCGCGCCGTGGATGAGCGGGATGTGCGCCATGACCGGCACGTCCCAGCCCATCGCCTCGTAGATCAACGTCTGGCGCGCGGCGTTCGTCAGATGGTCGTCGCCGCGAATGACATGGGTGACATCCATGTCGTGATCGTCCACCACGACGGCAAGCATGTAGGTGGGCGTGCCGTCCGAGCGCAGGAGGACGAGGTCGTCGAGATCCTTGTTCGGAAAGCGCACATCGCCCTGAACGCGGTCCGCCACGAGCGTCTCGCCGTCCAGAGGCGCCCTGAGCCGGATCACGGGCTTGACGCCTTCGGGTGCCTCGGAGGGGTCGCGGTCGCGCCAGCGGCCGTCGTAGCGGGGAGGGCGCTTCTCGGCCTTCGCCTTCTCGCGCATCTCCTCCAGCTCGGCCTGCGAGGCGTAGCAGTAATAGGCGCCGCCGCGCCGCACCATTTCCTCCGCCACCTCGCGGTGGCGCGCCGCGCGCTCGAACTGCGACACCCACGGCTCATCGGCCGAGAGGCCGAGCCAGTCGAGCCCCTCGATGATGGCCGTCACCGCCGCCTCGGTCGAACGCTCCCGGTCCGTATCTTCGATTCGCAGCAGCATCTTGCCGCCGTGGCGGCGCGCATAGAGCCAGTTGAAGAGCGCGGTGCGCGCGCCCCCGATGTGCAGGAAGCCCGTGGGGGACGGCGCAAAGCGCGTGACGACGCGGTCGGACATGAGGGCTCCAGTTTTGATCGATCGGCAAGGACCGGCAAGCTCGAATCAATCGAGTCCATGAGGGTGGGGTCGCAGCCAACACAGCGCGCGAACGTGGTTCGCTTTCGCGCGAAGCTGTGTAGCATAGGGAATCGGGGAGGCAAGCCGGTGGCGGGATGACGATGGCGGCGCCGGGACAGGCAAAGGGCAGCGGAACGGCACGTGGACGGGGCAGGAGCATTCGCCTCTTCCCCGCGCCCTTCGCGTTCTCCGCCGGCGGATGGCCGGAAGGTCCGGGCGCCCGGTTGCGGCGCGAACTGGAAGTGGAAGAGCGCGCCCGCTCCAGCTTCTTCATCACTCCGCTCGGCCTCATCATCGGTCTGGCGCTCTTCTACGGCGCCGACATCCGCGCCCCGCTCTCCGCCACTGCGGCGCTCGCGGCGCTGCTGGGCGGCGCCTTCCTCATCTCGCGCCCCGGCACGGCGTGGCGGCCGCTCTGGCTGGTCGCTCTTGCCGCCGCGTGCGGGATGCTTCTCGCCCACGCGGAACTGGCGC containing:
- the gltX gene encoding glutamate--tRNA ligase, with translation MSDRVVTRFAPSPTGFLHIGGARTALFNWLYARRHGGKMLLRIEDTDRERSTEAAVTAIIEGLDWLGLSADEPWVSQFERAARHREVAEEMVRRGGAYYCYASQAELEEMREKAKAEKRPPRYDGRWRDRDPSEAPEGVKPVIRLRAPLDGETLVADRVQGDVRFPNKDLDDLVLLRSDGTPTYMLAVVVDDHDMDVTHVIRGDDHLTNAARQTLIYEAMGWDVPVMAHIPLIHGADGAKLSKRHGALGVEAYRAMGYLPQGLRNYLARLGWSHGDDEIMSIEQMISWFDIDDVNRGASRFDFAKLEAVNGHWMRAASDDELTDALMVEREHLPNGGILKRRDDETVRRMLLEAMPGLKERAKTLVELTDSAAYLFADRPLPLEEKAEAILAGGGREIIAGLLPALSDVGEWTAAQLETVVRDYAEARDIKLGKAAQPLRAALTGRSTSPGVFDVLAVLGRDEALARLKDQSA